In Paraburkholderia caribensis, a single window of DNA contains:
- the ampD gene encoding 1,6-anhydro-N-acetylmuramyl-L-alanine amidase AmpD, with product MTGHATARFTVDATGWVNEARKLPSPNFEVRPNGARPTLIVVHNISLPPNEFGGTGITDLFLNRLDCDAHPYYDAHLRDVRVSAHFVIHRDGALEQYVSCDERAWHAGASSFFGRERCNDFSIGIELEGSDASPFEAAQYATLAPLVQALAAHYAIEALAGHSDIAPGRKTDPGPHFDWPRLQRDTALADQYFPYLHPSTRAPITP from the coding sequence ATGACGGGCCACGCCACCGCGCGTTTCACCGTCGATGCAACCGGCTGGGTCAACGAAGCGCGCAAGCTGCCGTCGCCCAATTTCGAGGTGCGGCCAAATGGCGCGCGTCCAACGCTGATCGTCGTCCACAACATCAGCCTGCCGCCGAACGAATTCGGCGGTACGGGCATCACCGATCTCTTCCTCAACCGGCTCGATTGCGACGCGCATCCGTACTACGACGCGCATCTGCGCGACGTGCGGGTGTCCGCGCATTTCGTGATCCATCGCGACGGCGCGCTGGAACAGTACGTATCGTGCGACGAACGTGCGTGGCACGCGGGCGCGTCCAGCTTCTTCGGACGCGAGCGCTGCAACGACTTTTCGATCGGCATCGAGCTCGAAGGCAGCGACGCATCGCCGTTCGAAGCGGCGCAATACGCGACGCTCGCGCCGCTCGTGCAGGCGCTCGCGGCGCACTACGCGATCGAAGCGCTCGCCGGCCACTCGGACATCGCGCCGGGCCGCAAGACCGATCCCGGTCCGCACTTCGACTGGCCGCGTCTGCAGCGCGACACCGCGCTCGCCGATCAGTACTTCCCCTATCTGCATCCGTCGACGCGCGCGCCGATAACGCCGTAA
- a CDS encoding PP0621 family protein, translated as MRQIFLLILLFIVGQWLVKALRRADAARTSARTGAGGDAGANARTGARANGHASGTANGKPAGQLAEPMIRCAQCGVHAPKSDSVLVAGQTFCSHDHAQRYATRPTGRDAR; from the coding sequence ATGCGACAAATTTTTCTGCTGATTCTGTTGTTCATCGTTGGCCAGTGGCTGGTGAAGGCGCTGCGTCGCGCCGACGCAGCGCGCACGTCGGCGCGCACGGGAGCGGGCGGCGACGCCGGCGCGAATGCGCGCACGGGCGCGCGCGCCAATGGTCACGCGAGCGGTACTGCGAACGGCAAGCCCGCAGGCCAGCTCGCCGAGCCGATGATCCGTTGCGCCCAATGTGGCGTGCATGCGCCGAAGAGCGATTCCGTGCTCGTCGCGGGCCAGACGTTCTGCTCGCACGATCACGCGCAGCGTTACGCCACCCGCCCGACGGGTCGCGACGCGCGATGA
- a CDS encoding cytochrome C assembly family protein, with product MDIVLYALTALLYGGLAVAGWRAHRQAAAAPLIGSVSPLSPAAPLPAGGRGLAAASAGMSITTRVVLLVALLAHGVLLHTTIFPHDAMVFGFAFALSAMFWLGAGIYWIESFFFPLDGLRLLVLPLACIASLLPLVFNGVHVLSYAADPLFKLHFLIANVAYGLFVIAALHAVLMLLVERRLHAMRGGGGLTRQSAASNDGWLSSWLDTLPPLLTLETLLFRLIGAGFVLLTLTLVSGILFNEQLLDRALQLDHKTVFALLSWIMFGALLTARKVSGWRGRAALRWVLASFVALLLAYVGSRFVFEVLLHRPVV from the coding sequence ATGGATATTGTACTGTATGCCCTCACTGCGCTCCTGTACGGCGGTCTCGCCGTCGCGGGCTGGCGCGCGCACCGGCAGGCGGCGGCCGCGCCGCTGATCGGGAGCGTGTCGCCGCTGTCTCCCGCTGCGCCGCTGCCGGCGGGCGGGCGAGGGCTGGCGGCCGCCTCCGCCGGCATGTCGATTACCACGCGCGTCGTGCTTCTCGTCGCGCTGCTCGCGCATGGCGTGCTGCTGCACACCACCATTTTCCCGCACGACGCGATGGTGTTCGGCTTCGCGTTCGCGCTGTCCGCGATGTTCTGGCTCGGCGCGGGCATCTACTGGATCGAGAGTTTCTTTTTTCCGCTCGACGGCTTGCGTCTGCTCGTGCTGCCGCTCGCGTGCATTGCGTCGCTGCTGCCGCTCGTGTTCAACGGCGTGCACGTGCTGTCGTACGCAGCCGATCCGCTGTTCAAGCTGCACTTCCTGATCGCCAACGTCGCGTATGGTCTGTTCGTGATCGCCGCGCTGCATGCGGTGCTGATGCTGCTGGTCGAGCGGCGTCTGCACGCGATGCGCGGCGGCGGCGGTCTCACGCGGCAGAGCGCCGCGAGCAACGACGGCTGGCTGTCGAGCTGGCTCGACACGCTGCCGCCGCTCCTTACGCTGGAGACGCTGCTGTTCCGCCTGATCGGCGCGGGTTTCGTGCTGCTCACGCTGACGCTGGTCTCGGGCATCCTGTTCAACGAACAATTGCTCGACCGCGCGCTGCAGCTCGATCACAAGACTGTGTTCGCGCTGCTGTCGTGGATCATGTTCGGCGCGCTGCTGACGGCGCGCAAAGTGTCGGGTTGGCGCGGCCGCGCGGCATTGCGCTGGGTGCTTGCGTCGTTCGTCGCGCTGCTGCTTGCGTATGTCGGCAGCCGTTTTGTCTTCGAGGTGCTGTTGCACCGCCCTGTGGTCTGA
- the ffh gene encoding signal recognition particle protein, translating into MLDNLTQRMARVVKTLRGEARLTEANTQEMLREVRLALLEADVALPVVRDFIAKVKEKALGEEVIASLSPGQALVGVVQRELTAVIGGDYEGKAVELDLAVTPPAVILMAGLQGAGKTTTVGKLAKLLREKYKKKVLTVSCDVYRPAAIAQLKTVTEQVGADFFPSQPDQKPVEIARAAVDWAKRHYHDVLLVDTAGRLGIDEAMMNEITALHKELNPAETLFVVDAMLGQDAVNTAKAFNDALPLTGVVLTKLDGDSRGGAALSVRHVTGKPIKFVGVAEKLDGLEIFYPDRMANRILGMGDILALVEEAQRGVDVQAAQKLADKVKKGGDFDLNDFRAQLSQMKKMGGLSSLMDKLPAQFQQAASNADMGQAEKQMRRMEGIINSMTAQERAKPDLIKATRKRRIAAGAGVQVQEVNRLLNQYDQMRTMMKKLKGGNLQKMMRGMKGMLPGMR; encoded by the coding sequence ATGCTCGACAACCTCACTCAACGGATGGCGCGCGTCGTCAAGACGCTGCGCGGCGAAGCCCGGCTCACCGAGGCGAATACCCAGGAGATGCTGCGCGAAGTGCGCCTCGCACTCCTCGAAGCGGACGTGGCGCTGCCCGTCGTGCGCGACTTCATCGCGAAGGTGAAGGAAAAGGCGCTCGGCGAGGAAGTGATCGCCAGCCTGTCGCCGGGTCAGGCCCTGGTCGGCGTCGTGCAGCGCGAGCTGACGGCCGTGATCGGCGGCGACTACGAAGGCAAGGCCGTCGAACTGGATCTCGCCGTCACGCCGCCCGCCGTCATCCTGATGGCCGGCCTGCAGGGCGCGGGTAAGACGACCACGGTCGGCAAGCTCGCAAAGCTGTTGCGCGAGAAGTACAAGAAGAAAGTACTGACGGTGTCGTGCGACGTGTACCGCCCCGCCGCTATCGCGCAGTTGAAGACGGTGACCGAACAGGTCGGCGCCGACTTCTTCCCGTCGCAGCCGGACCAGAAGCCCGTCGAAATCGCGCGCGCCGCCGTCGACTGGGCGAAGCGCCACTATCACGACGTTCTGCTCGTCGACACGGCCGGCCGTCTCGGTATCGACGAAGCGATGATGAACGAAATCACCGCGCTGCATAAGGAACTGAATCCGGCCGAAACACTGTTCGTCGTCGACGCGATGCTCGGTCAGGACGCCGTGAACACCGCCAAAGCCTTCAACGACGCCCTGCCGCTCACGGGCGTCGTGCTGACCAAGCTCGACGGCGATTCGCGCGGCGGCGCGGCGCTGTCCGTGCGTCACGTGACGGGCAAGCCGATCAAGTTCGTCGGCGTGGCGGAAAAGCTCGACGGCCTCGAAATCTTCTATCCGGACCGCATGGCGAACCGGATTCTCGGCATGGGCGATATTCTCGCGCTCGTCGAGGAAGCGCAGCGCGGCGTCGACGTTCAAGCCGCGCAAAAGCTCGCCGACAAGGTCAAGAAAGGCGGCGATTTCGATCTGAACGATTTCCGCGCGCAGCTTTCACAGATGAAGAAGATGGGCGGTCTGTCGTCGCTGATGGACAAGCTGCCCGCGCAGTTCCAGCAGGCCGCGTCGAATGCCGACATGGGCCAGGCCGAAAAGCAGATGCGCCGCATGGAAGGCATCATCAACTCGATGACCGCGCAGGAGCGCGCGAAGCCCGATCTGATCAAGGCGACGCGCAAGCGCCGCATTGCCGCGGGCGCGGGCGTGCAGGTGCAGGAAGTCAACCGCCTGCTGAACCAGTACGACCAGATGCGCACGATGATGAAAAAGCTCAAGGGCGGCAATCTGCAGAAAATGATGCGCGGCATGAAGGGCATGTTGCCGGGCATGCGCTGA
- a CDS encoding hypoxanthine-guanine phosphoribosyltransferase → MNREEALHIFSHSEEIVSASDVNASISHMADAIRAEMAEDFPLVLSVMGGAAVFTGMLLPHLDFPLEFDYIHLTRYRNAIKGSAEMQWRVAPSGSVKDRVVLVLDDILDEGETMAAIRDRIMDMGAKRFMSAVLCEKILQKAKPLHPDFCGFEVPDRYVFGCGMDAKGYWRNLPTIRALTEGA, encoded by the coding sequence ATGAATCGCGAAGAAGCTCTCCACATTTTCAGTCACTCCGAAGAAATCGTTTCGGCCAGCGACGTCAACGCCTCCATCAGCCACATGGCCGACGCGATCCGCGCCGAGATGGCCGAAGACTTTCCGCTCGTGCTGTCGGTGATGGGCGGCGCGGCGGTGTTCACAGGCATGCTGCTGCCGCACCTCGATTTCCCGCTCGAGTTCGACTACATCCACCTCACCCGCTATCGCAACGCGATCAAGGGCAGCGCCGAGATGCAATGGCGAGTCGCGCCTTCGGGTTCCGTGAAGGACCGCGTCGTGCTCGTGCTCGACGACATCCTCGATGAAGGCGAGACGATGGCCGCGATCCGCGACCGCATCATGGATATGGGCGCGAAGCGCTTCATGAGCGCCGTGCTGTGCGAGAAGATCCTTCAGAAGGCGAAGCCGCTGCACCCGGATTTCTGCGGTTTCGAAGTGCCCGACCGTTACGTGTTCGGCTGCGGGATGGACGCGAAAGGCTACTGGCGCAATCTGCCGACTATCCGCGCGCTGACGGAAGGCGCCTGA
- a CDS encoding MarC family protein, with product MEYNFLSATILLILITDPLGNIPLFINCLRGVAPHRRIRVILREVAIAFVILLVFMLVGDRFLRMMSLTDLSLRIGGGIVLFLIALRMIFPHPDGPFGADTRAAEPMIVPLAIPALAGPSALATVMLLTSQAPSKMFEWMAALTVTMIVCAIVLVLAERIQQWLGERTVTAFERLMGLVLVAISVEMMLGGIRTFVHQLDK from the coding sequence GTGGAGTACAACTTCCTGTCCGCGACCATCCTGCTGATACTCATCACTGATCCACTCGGCAACATCCCGCTCTTCATCAACTGCCTGCGGGGTGTTGCGCCTCACCGGCGCATCCGCGTGATTCTGCGCGAAGTCGCCATCGCCTTCGTGATCCTGCTGGTCTTCATGCTGGTCGGCGACCGCTTTCTGCGGATGATGAGCCTGACGGATCTGTCATTGCGGATCGGCGGCGGCATTGTGCTGTTCCTGATCGCGCTGCGGATGATCTTTCCGCATCCCGACGGCCCGTTCGGCGCGGACACGCGGGCCGCCGAGCCGATGATCGTGCCGCTCGCGATCCCCGCGCTCGCCGGCCCGTCGGCGCTGGCGACGGTGATGCTGCTGACATCGCAGGCGCCGAGCAAGATGTTCGAGTGGATGGCGGCGCTGACGGTGACGATGATCGTCTGCGCGATCGTGCTGGTGCTCGCGGAGCGCATCCAGCAATGGCTCGGCGAGCGCACGGTGACGGCGTTCGAGCGGCTGATGGGTCTCGTGCTCGTCGCGATTTCGGTGGAGATGATGCTCGGCGGCATCCGCACTTTCGTGCATCAGCTCGACAAATAG
- a CDS encoding proline--tRNA ligase, with product MKASRFFIGTLKEAPADAEIVSHKLMVRAGMIRRVAGGIYNYLPIGLRSIRKVEAIVREEMNRAGGIELLMPAVQPAELWQESGRWEKYGPELLRFKDRKQTDFVIGPTHEEVVTDIARNQIKSYRQLPVNFYQIQTKFRDEIRPRFGVMRGREFIMKDAYSFDKDADGLKESYRKMYDAYVRIFTRLGLDFRAVAADNGSIGGSGSHEFHVIADTGEDDIAYCPTSDFASNVEAAEALPLIAERAAPKEALKKTPTPGKAKCEAVAEYLDIPLEKTIKSIILATENEGAEPTIWLLMLRGDHDLNEIKVNKLPGLAEFRFATEEEIVEWFGTPPGYLGPINTKKPVKVIADRTVANMSDFVVGTNEVDFHTTGVNWGRDLPEPVVADIRNVKKGDPSPDGKGVIDICRGIEVGHVFQLGTKYSEAMNATCLDESGKPQPMQMGCYGIGVTRILGAAIEQNFDDKGIIWPESIAPFEVVLCPMGYDRSDAVREQADKLHDELTAAGIDVILDDRGERPGVMFADWELIGVPHRLVIGDRGLKDGKLEYQGRRDAEATLLPVEGAAQVVIDKINAALAR from the coding sequence ATGAAAGCCTCCCGATTCTTTATTGGCACCCTGAAGGAAGCGCCCGCCGACGCGGAAATCGTCAGTCACAAGCTCATGGTGCGGGCCGGGATGATCCGGCGCGTCGCTGGCGGCATCTACAACTATCTGCCAATTGGCTTGCGTTCGATCCGTAAGGTGGAAGCGATCGTGCGCGAGGAAATGAACCGTGCAGGCGGGATCGAACTGCTGATGCCGGCTGTGCAGCCGGCAGAGCTGTGGCAGGAATCGGGCCGCTGGGAAAAATATGGTCCCGAACTGCTGCGCTTCAAGGACCGCAAGCAGACCGACTTCGTGATCGGACCGACGCACGAAGAAGTCGTGACGGATATCGCGCGTAACCAGATCAAGAGCTACCGTCAGCTGCCCGTGAACTTCTATCAGATCCAGACGAAGTTCCGCGACGAAATCCGTCCGCGTTTCGGCGTGATGCGCGGCCGTGAGTTCATCATGAAGGACGCGTATTCGTTCGATAAGGACGCGGACGGCCTGAAAGAGTCGTATCGCAAGATGTACGACGCCTATGTGCGCATCTTCACGCGCCTCGGCCTCGACTTCCGCGCGGTCGCGGCGGACAACGGCTCGATCGGCGGCAGCGGCTCGCATGAATTCCACGTGATCGCCGATACGGGCGAAGACGATATCGCTTACTGCCCGACGTCGGATTTCGCATCGAACGTCGAAGCGGCTGAAGCGCTGCCGCTGATCGCCGAACGCGCTGCGCCGAAGGAAGCGTTGAAGAAGACGCCGACGCCCGGCAAGGCCAAGTGCGAAGCCGTCGCCGAATATCTGGACATTCCGCTCGAAAAGACCATCAAGTCGATCATCCTCGCCACCGAAAACGAAGGTGCCGAGCCGACCATCTGGCTGCTGATGCTGCGCGGCGACCACGACCTGAACGAGATCAAGGTCAACAAGCTGCCGGGTCTCGCCGAGTTCCGCTTCGCGACGGAAGAAGAGATTGTGGAGTGGTTCGGCACGCCGCCGGGCTACCTCGGGCCGATCAACACGAAGAAGCCGGTCAAGGTGATCGCGGACCGCACGGTCGCGAACATGAGCGACTTCGTGGTCGGCACGAACGAGGTCGATTTCCACACGACGGGCGTCAACTGGGGCCGCGATCTGCCCGAGCCGGTCGTCGCGGATATCCGCAACGTGAAGAAGGGCGACCCGTCGCCGGACGGCAAGGGCGTGATCGACATTTGCCGCGGCATCGAAGTTGGCCACGTGTTCCAGCTCGGCACCAAGTATTCGGAAGCGATGAACGCGACGTGCCTCGACGAGTCCGGCAAGCCGCAGCCGATGCAAATGGGCTGCTACGGCATCGGCGTCACGCGTATTCTCGGCGCGGCGATCGAGCAGAACTTCGACGACAAGGGCATCATCTGGCCGGAATCGATCGCGCCGTTCGAAGTCGTGCTGTGCCCGATGGGCTACGACCGCAGCGACGCCGTGCGCGAGCAGGCGGACAAGCTGCACGACGAGCTGACGGCAGCGGGCATCGACGTGATTCTCGACGATCGCGGCGAGCGTCCGGGCGTGATGTTCGCGGACTGGGAACTGATCGGCGTGCCGCACCGTCTGGTCATCGGCGATCGTGGCCTGAAGGACGGCAAGCTCGAGTACCAGGGCCGCCGCGACGCAGAAGCCACGCTGTTGCCCGTCGAAGGCGCGGCGCAGGTCGTGATCGACAAGATCAACGCAGCGCTTGCGCGCTGA
- a CDS encoding RNA pyrophosphohydrolase, with protein MLDREGFRPNVGIILLNAHNEVFWGKRLREHSWQFPQGGIKYGETPVQAMFRELHEETGLLPEHVKVIGRTRDWLRYEVPDKFIKREVRGHYRGQKQIWFLLRMVGRDCDICLRATDHPEFDAWRWNEYWVPLDCVIEFKRDVYQLALTELSRFLRRPAPRTERPGGHHHGQRYPRMASSVNAPPGASMESAASVTTVTTTFVVETTLRATIGSDCSSTEDPAAVQAPGLRD; from the coding sequence ATGCTGGATCGTGAAGGCTTTCGCCCGAACGTCGGCATCATCCTCTTGAACGCTCACAACGAGGTGTTTTGGGGCAAGCGTCTGCGTGAACATTCCTGGCAGTTTCCGCAAGGGGGCATCAAGTATGGTGAGACCCCCGTGCAGGCGATGTTCAGGGAATTGCACGAAGAAACCGGCCTGCTTCCGGAGCACGTCAAGGTTATCGGTCGCACGCGTGACTGGTTGCGTTATGAGGTGCCTGACAAGTTCATCAAGCGTGAGGTCCGCGGCCATTACCGCGGCCAGAAGCAGATCTGGTTCCTGCTCCGGATGGTTGGACGCGATTGCGACATTTGTTTGCGCGCGACCGATCACCCCGAGTTCGATGCCTGGCGCTGGAACGAGTACTGGGTGCCGCTCGACTGTGTGATCGAGTTCAAGCGGGATGTGTATCAGCTGGCGTTAACGGAATTGTCCCGTTTCCTGCGGCGTCCTGCGCCGCGCACGGAACGGCCAGGTGGACATCATCACGGGCAGCGCTATCCACGGATGGCGTCGTCGGTGAATGCGCCGCCTGGGGCGTCGATGGAGTCCGCGGCGTCCGTGACCACCGTCACGACGACATTTGTAGTCGAGACGACGCTGCGTGCGACAATCGGGTCTGACTGTTCGTCGACGGAAGATCCGGCGGCCGTTCAGGCACCGGGTCTGCGCGACTGA
- a CDS encoding CNP1-like family protein — translation MKVSAFAVACVAAGVLLAGCSSTKNPTPSDASKSEGPKSDFQYLFDRPSTWTEKKVDTLPAMPQPGDLLPFNVSQNTPLQFALDGKSLTVDSDGVIRYTVVITSPSGARNVNYEGIRCEDYSWKLYAGLNADHDGWDRTVENDWSRIENGDLNAYHAALYQDFFCSSKLPVGKADVILNNIRYKRVNSTLIRGS, via the coding sequence TTGAAAGTATCTGCTTTCGCCGTGGCGTGCGTCGCCGCGGGCGTTCTGCTGGCTGGCTGTTCGAGCACCAAGAATCCCACTCCGTCTGACGCTTCCAAGTCTGAAGGTCCCAAGAGCGACTTTCAGTATCTGTTCGACCGGCCGTCGACGTGGACCGAAAAGAAAGTCGATACGCTCCCGGCCATGCCGCAACCCGGCGATCTGCTGCCGTTCAACGTTTCGCAGAACACACCGCTGCAGTTCGCGCTCGATGGGAAATCGCTGACGGTCGACAGCGACGGCGTGATCCGCTACACGGTGGTCATTACGAGCCCGAGCGGCGCGCGCAACGTGAACTACGAAGGGATTCGCTGCGAAGACTACTCGTGGAAGCTGTACGCGGGACTCAACGCCGATCACGACGGCTGGGACCGCACGGTCGAAAACGATTGGTCGCGCATCGAAAACGGCGATCTGAACGCGTATCACGCAGCGCTGTATCAGGACTTTTTCTGTTCGAGCAAGTTGCCAGTCGGCAAGGCGGATGTGATTCTGAACAATATCCGATACAAGCGCGTGAACAGCACGTTGATTCGCGGAAGCTGA
- the proB gene encoding glutamate 5-kinase: protein MRSVIADSRRLVVKVGSSLVTNDGRGLDHAAIGRWAAQIAALREQGKEVVLVSSGAIAEGMQRLGWTRRPREIDELQAAAAVGQMGLAQVYESRFAEHSIRTAQILLTHADLADRERYLNARSTLLTLLRLGVVPIINENDTVVTDEIKFGDNDTLGALVANLIEGDALIILTDQQGLFTADPRKDPAATLVQQADAGLPELEAMAGGAGSSIGRGGMLTKILAAKRAAHSGANTVIASGREADVLARLASGEAIGTQLIARTARMAARKQWMADHLQVRGHVVIDDGAVEKLTEGGKSLLPIGVVGVQGAFARGEVIACLSPSGREVARGLTNYSSAETKLIQRRPSGEIESVLGYMLEPELIHRDNLVLI, encoded by the coding sequence ATGCGTTCCGTTATCGCAGATTCCAGGCGATTGGTAGTGAAAGTCGGTTCGAGTCTCGTCACGAACGACGGGCGCGGGCTCGATCACGCGGCAATTGGCCGCTGGGCCGCGCAGATCGCCGCGCTGCGCGAGCAGGGCAAGGAAGTCGTGCTCGTCAGCTCGGGCGCGATCGCCGAGGGCATGCAGCGTCTTGGCTGGACCAGGCGTCCGCGTGAAATCGACGAACTGCAGGCAGCCGCCGCCGTGGGCCAGATGGGCCTCGCGCAGGTCTATGAAAGCCGTTTCGCCGAGCATTCCATTCGCACCGCGCAAATCCTGCTGACGCACGCCGACCTGGCCGATCGCGAACGCTATCTGAACGCGCGCTCCACGCTGCTGACGTTGTTGCGTCTGGGCGTGGTGCCGATCATCAATGAAAACGACACCGTCGTCACGGACGAAATCAAGTTCGGCGACAACGATACGCTCGGTGCGCTGGTGGCGAATCTGATCGAAGGCGATGCGCTGATCATCCTGACCGACCAGCAAGGTCTCTTCACCGCGGACCCGCGCAAGGACCCGGCCGCGACGCTCGTCCAGCAGGCCGATGCGGGCTTGCCGGAACTCGAGGCGATGGCGGGCGGCGCCGGCTCGAGCATCGGCCGCGGCGGCATGTTGACGAAAATTCTCGCGGCGAAGCGCGCGGCGCATAGCGGCGCGAACACGGTGATCGCAAGCGGCCGTGAGGCGGACGTACTGGCCCGGCTCGCATCGGGCGAGGCGATCGGCACACAACTGATCGCGCGCACGGCTCGTATGGCTGCGCGCAAGCAGTGGATGGCCGATCATCTTCAGGTGCGCGGGCATGTCGTGATCGACGACGGCGCTGTCGAAAAGCTCACAGAAGGCGGCAAGAGTCTGCTGCCAATCGGCGTAGTCGGCGTGCAGGGCGCGTTCGCGCGCGGCGAGGTGATCGCGTGCCTGAGCCCGTCGGGGCGCGAGGTCGCGCGCGGGTTGACGAACTACAGCAGCGCGGAGACGAAGCTGATCCAGCGTCGTCCGAGCGGCGAGATTGAATCTGTGCTGGGTTACATGCTGGAGCCCGAACTCATCCATCGGGACAATCTGGTGCTGATCTAG
- the cgtA gene encoding Obg family GTPase CgtA, translating into MKFIDEARIEVIAGDGGDGSASMRREKFVPFGGPDGGDGGRGGSVFAVADRNINTLIDYRYAKKHQARNGENGRGSDCYGKGGDDITLRMPVGTIITDMDTGELIADLTEHNQTVQIAQGGSGGLGNLHFKSSTNRAPRQKTEGKPGERRMVRLELKVLADVGLLGMPNAGKSTFISSVSNAKPKIADYPFTTLAPNLGVVRVGPSRSFVIADIPGLIEGAAEGAGLGHQFLRHLQRTGLLLHIVDLAPFDESVDPVAEAKAIVNELRKYDEELFGKPRWLVLNKLDMVPEDEREARVAKFLKDFEWDGPVFEISALTGQGCESLCYAVYDYISEHSDAHRAAEAEDMAADVRFREGQASGSAGAPVEPQE; encoded by the coding sequence ATGAAGTTCATTGACGAAGCGAGGATTGAAGTCATCGCCGGCGACGGGGGAGATGGCAGCGCGTCGATGCGCCGCGAGAAGTTCGTCCCGTTCGGCGGTCCGGACGGCGGCGACGGCGGCCGCGGCGGCAGCGTCTTTGCGGTCGCAGACCGCAACATCAACACGCTGATCGACTACCGGTACGCGAAAAAACATCAGGCGCGCAACGGCGAAAACGGCCGCGGCTCGGATTGCTACGGCAAGGGCGGCGACGACATCACGTTGCGCATGCCCGTCGGCACGATCATCACGGACATGGATACGGGCGAGTTGATCGCCGACCTCACCGAGCACAACCAGACTGTGCAGATCGCGCAGGGCGGCTCGGGCGGCCTCGGCAACCTGCACTTCAAGTCCAGTACGAATCGCGCGCCGCGTCAGAAGACGGAAGGCAAGCCGGGCGAGCGCCGCATGGTGCGCCTCGAATTGAAGGTGCTCGCGGATGTCGGTTTGCTCGGCATGCCGAACGCGGGCAAGTCGACGTTCATTTCCTCGGTGTCGAACGCGAAGCCGAAAATCGCCGATTATCCGTTCACGACCCTTGCGCCGAATCTCGGCGTGGTGCGCGTCGGGCCGAGTCGCAGCTTCGTCATCGCCGACATTCCGGGGCTGATCGAAGGCGCGGCGGAAGGTGCTGGCCTGGGGCATCAGTTCCTGCGGCACTTGCAGCGCACGGGCTTGCTGCTGCATATCGTCGATCTTGCGCCGTTCGACGAATCGGTCGATCCCGTCGCGGAAGCGAAGGCGATCGTCAACGAACTGCGCAAGTACGACGAAGAGCTGTTCGGCAAGCCTCGCTGGCTGGTGCTGAACAAGCTCGACATGGTTCCCGAAGACGAGCGCGAAGCACGCGTGGCCAAATTCCTGAAAGACTTCGAATGGGACGGCCCCGTCTTCGAAATTTCGGCGCTCACGGGCCAAGGCTGCGAAAGCCTCTGCTACGCCGTGTACGACTACATCTCCGAGCATTCGGATGCGCACCGCGCGGCGGAAGCCGAAGATATGGCCGCTGACGTGCGCTTCCGGGAAGGGCAGGCGAGCGGCAGCGCGGGCGCGCCCGTCGAGCCGCAGGAGTAA
- the rpmA gene encoding 50S ribosomal protein L27, with amino-acid sequence MAHKKAGGSSRNGRDSESKRLGVKVYGGQAILAGGIIVRQRGTRMHPGDNVGIGKDHTLFALTDGHVKFSTKGAGKKHMVNVVPAAV; translated from the coding sequence ATGGCACACAAAAAGGCAGGCGGATCGTCCCGGAACGGCCGCGACTCCGAGTCGAAACGACTTGGCGTGAAAGTGTACGGCGGTCAGGCGATCTTGGCTGGCGGCATCATCGTGCGTCAACGCGGCACGCGTATGCACCCGGGTGACAACGTCGGCATCGGCAAGGATCACACCTTGTTCGCGCTGACGGACGGCCACGTCAAGTTCTCGACGAAGGGCGCCGGCAAGAAGCACATGGTCAACGTCGTCCCGGCTGCTGTCTGA
- the rplU gene encoding 50S ribosomal protein L21, translating into MYAVIKTGGKQYKVAVGEKLKVEQIPADIDAEITLDQVLAVGEGESIKFGTPLVSGASVKATVVSQGRHKKVTIFKMRRRKHYQKHGGHRQNYTELRIDAINA; encoded by the coding sequence ATGTACGCGGTCATAAAAACCGGCGGCAAGCAGTATAAAGTTGCTGTCGGCGAAAAACTTAAAGTAGAACAGATACCGGCAGACATTGACGCTGAAATCACGCTCGACCAGGTTCTCGCAGTGGGCGAAGGCGAATCGATTAAGTTCGGTACGCCGCTGGTCAGTGGGGCTTCCGTCAAGGCTACCGTCGTGTCTCAAGGTCGTCACAAGAAAGTGACCATCTTCAAGATGCGTCGCCGGAAGCACTACCAGAAGCATGGCGGCCACCGCCAGAACTACACCGAACTGCGCATCGACGCGATCAACGCGTAA